One window of Polyangiaceae bacterium genomic DNA carries:
- a CDS encoding glutaredoxin, with protein MQREILEEDKIHPGIREKIATNHHDIVEEVKAAIAKHRLVVVGMAQNPFPRKARALLKSKGVNFHYMEYGSYLKEWRRRNALKMWTGWPTFPMVFIKGTLVGGFEDLKKLEESGDLAKMLD; from the coding sequence ATGCAGCGAGAAATCCTGGAAGAGGACAAGATCCACCCCGGCATCCGCGAGAAGATCGCGACCAACCACCACGACATCGTCGAAGAGGTGAAGGCGGCGATCGCCAAGCATCGCCTGGTGGTGGTGGGCATGGCCCAAAACCCCTTCCCCCGCAAAGCGCGCGCGCTGCTCAAGAGCAAGGGCGTGAACTTTCACTACATGGAGTACGGCAGCTACCTCAAGGAGTGGAGGCGCCGGAACGCACTCAAGATGTGGACGGGCTGGCCGACTTTCCCCATGGTATTTATCAAGGGCACGCTGGTCGGTGGCTTCGAGGATCTGAAGAAGCTGGAGGAGAGCGGCGACCTCGCGAAGATGTTGGACTAG
- a CDS encoding class I SAM-dependent methyltransferase yields MDWRLKAAFFWGFNYVPMGAELHYFAQRRLTKGLPRKLTPLSDVANSYMLHPRVLKGAFPEFPKGHQLEFGAGRDLFGNLITWCCGVDRQTVIDIDPLLKPELINHVISTLKANPLPGFEREPPRKLSHRHFLRELREVYGIDYIAPGDARDVDMADGSIDMVITTNTLEHIPRADIAKILKECYRLLRVDGVLSQVIDYSDHYSHGDGKLNDYSFLAHSERVWKRFNPPDHYQNRLRHVDYRKLIEEAGFNIEIDRPRQPTNAEELLAQVKLDKSFASYPLEDILPTAGHFVAFKRGQADGGQSN; encoded by the coding sequence ATGGACTGGCGGCTGAAAGCGGCGTTCTTCTGGGGATTCAACTACGTGCCGATGGGCGCGGAGTTGCACTACTTCGCGCAGCGCCGCTTGACGAAGGGGCTGCCTCGCAAGCTCACGCCGCTGAGTGACGTCGCGAACTCCTACATGCTGCATCCGCGGGTGCTCAAGGGCGCGTTCCCCGAGTTCCCGAAGGGCCATCAGCTGGAGTTTGGCGCCGGTCGCGACCTATTCGGAAACCTCATCACTTGGTGCTGCGGCGTCGACCGCCAGACCGTGATCGATATCGACCCGCTGCTCAAGCCCGAGCTGATCAACCACGTCATCTCGACGCTCAAGGCAAACCCACTGCCTGGCTTCGAGCGTGAGCCGCCCCGAAAGCTCTCCCATCGTCATTTCCTCAGGGAACTGCGTGAGGTGTACGGGATCGACTACATCGCGCCGGGTGACGCGCGGGATGTCGACATGGCCGACGGTTCCATCGACATGGTCATCACGACCAACACGTTGGAGCACATCCCGCGGGCGGACATCGCGAAGATCCTCAAGGAGTGCTACCGCCTGCTGCGGGTCGACGGCGTGCTCAGTCAAGTGATCGACTACAGCGACCACTACAGCCACGGGGACGGCAAGCTGAACGACTACAGCTTCCTCGCGCACAGCGAGCGCGTCTGGAAGCGCTTCAACCCGCCCGACCACTACCAGAACCGCTTGCGCCATGTGGACTATCGCAAGCTGATCGAGGAGGCGGGCTTCAACATCGAGATCGACCGTCCGCGGCAGCCGACCAACGCGGAGGAGCTGCTAGCCCAGGTGAAGCTCGATAAGTCGTTCGCCAGCTATCCGCTGGAAGACATCCTGCCTACCGCGGGTCACTTCGTCGCGTTCAAGCGTGGCCAAGCAGACGGCGGGCAGAGCAACTAG
- a CDS encoding YdcF family protein: MKALSLTACALLIATWTACSSDPKHTGSVGSGGTSGAGGNTDAGTDAPADANSDAPDLSALDPAKCPTYTAQDPHGFVPSYALRSSSSLLQDKAFYLFTAIEAEPARVSALQNDSSLASLASARATAMTDSLTSCTDAACWGLAFKWSDADLQVASMALQALASDASIAALITSDLRPSGTSILQATGSDAELFVGAWQKEAANLNKAWDDYAPSLPTETLKPLLESAAGSASSEPFYAPLLRLLPKLLEANDRPEPTRYEPLADGENSAAIANIPNIDFSKYPFTLIVVPGQGPTDLDTPLDPRGAVRADQAAARYAAGLAPLIALSGGHVHPDRTPYSEAIEMKHYLMQRYSLPENVLIVDPHARHTTTNLRNVARQMFRYGIPTDRPSLITTDLFQTAYIAGAGPDEIYGKRCLAELGFLPYQGLTNLDTLDNCWLPSAESTQQDASDLLDP, from the coding sequence ATGAAGGCGCTTTCCCTCACCGCCTGTGCGCTGCTGATCGCCACGTGGACAGCATGCAGCAGCGACCCCAAACACACCGGCAGCGTGGGCTCCGGTGGGACGTCAGGCGCCGGAGGCAACACCGACGCCGGGACTGACGCTCCAGCGGACGCCAACTCAGACGCGCCCGATCTGAGCGCCTTGGATCCCGCCAAGTGCCCGACCTACACCGCCCAGGATCCGCACGGTTTCGTGCCCAGCTACGCGCTGCGAAGCTCGAGCTCGCTGCTCCAGGACAAGGCTTTCTACCTCTTCACAGCCATCGAGGCAGAGCCGGCTCGCGTAAGCGCCCTTCAGAATGACAGCAGCCTGGCGAGCCTAGCCAGCGCGCGCGCCACCGCCATGACCGACAGCCTCACGAGCTGCACCGACGCGGCCTGCTGGGGTTTGGCCTTCAAGTGGTCAGACGCCGACTTGCAGGTTGCCTCCATGGCGCTTCAAGCGCTCGCGAGCGACGCCAGCATCGCAGCACTCATCACAAGCGACCTGCGCCCCAGCGGCACGTCGATCTTGCAGGCGACGGGGAGCGACGCAGAGCTCTTCGTGGGCGCCTGGCAGAAGGAAGCTGCCAACCTGAACAAGGCCTGGGACGACTACGCTCCGTCGCTCCCCACGGAAACGTTGAAGCCTCTGCTAGAGAGCGCCGCCGGGAGTGCCTCTTCGGAGCCCTTCTACGCGCCGCTCTTGCGCCTGCTGCCGAAGTTGCTGGAAGCGAACGATCGCCCCGAGCCCACCCGCTACGAGCCCCTGGCCGACGGCGAGAACTCCGCGGCGATCGCCAACATCCCGAACATCGACTTCAGCAAGTACCCCTTCACGCTGATCGTCGTCCCTGGACAAGGCCCAACGGATCTCGACACGCCCCTCGACCCTCGGGGCGCCGTCCGCGCCGATCAAGCCGCCGCGCGCTACGCTGCAGGGCTGGCACCGCTGATCGCGCTCTCCGGCGGCCATGTGCACCCGGATCGCACGCCCTACTCAGAAGCCATCGAGATGAAGCACTACCTGATGCAGCGATACTCCCTGCCGGAGAACGTGCTCATCGTCGATCCTCACGCGCGCCACACGACGACGAACCTGCGGAACGTAGCCCGCCAGATGTTTCGCTACGGGATCCCCACGGATAGACCCTCGCTGATCACCACGGATCTATTTCAGACGGCCTACATCGCCGGCGCAGGCCCCGACGAGATCTACGGCAAGCGTTGCCTCGCGGAGCTTGGCTTCCTGCCCTACCAGGGTCTCACGAACCTCGACACCCTGGATAACTGCTGGCTCCCCAGCGCCGAGAGCACCCAGCAAGACGCGAGCGATCTATTAGACCCGTAG
- a CDS encoding L,D-transpeptidase, which produces MGRPGRNVHWLLGLLALACADPPASAPVEVASVEAPTPPPSAEATAAEPGAGGAAGEADAPATASDADVDPLTTPRPALPTDGHHVYPKTRFVWIRPQPNPEGWVGYLWLGGNAKLKSTEPVVGPGCPGPENNSLWYAIEPFGYVCVDGKDATLDPKDPELVRTLPYAPRLDSPWPHQYGESRGLQKYKQLPNRTEQRGREWDLPDHEAAVKQALASPEKAAEFDEKLKGVDLSIPTREPIELGSYPATLNEPRKRLFPLSTVAWSTEVNHDGTPFLLTADFMWAPKFRVAPYPKVTFKGLEVGKDIELDADGKLRIAFFRGEDRPQYKQGPEGFVQQSGTFKRLSWVKLTGKRAEADGVTYLETVESGIWVKQKEAVVPEFREETPWGAAMGQPDTTGQAPKGRATWMEANVWKGWVVAYEGTRIVYVTLISPGRGGTPAPGIPAIDTAATPTGSFKITGKFATATMAAPQEFIHSEVPWTQNFSGPHAIHGAYWHDNWGERMSAGCVNLSPRDGRWMFYWTEPQIPDGWHGVRWRPSEDPATLFIVR; this is translated from the coding sequence ATGGGACGCCCGGGACGGAATGTGCACTGGCTGCTGGGGCTGTTGGCCCTCGCCTGTGCCGATCCACCGGCTAGTGCGCCCGTCGAGGTCGCATCAGTTGAAGCCCCGACACCGCCACCAAGCGCCGAGGCAACCGCGGCGGAGCCAGGTGCTGGTGGCGCCGCGGGTGAAGCCGACGCGCCTGCCACCGCTTCCGACGCAGACGTGGATCCCCTAACCACGCCGCGACCTGCGCTCCCGACGGACGGTCACCACGTTTACCCGAAGACCCGCTTCGTTTGGATCCGTCCTCAACCAAACCCGGAGGGCTGGGTTGGCTATCTCTGGCTTGGGGGCAACGCGAAGTTGAAGTCCACGGAGCCCGTGGTTGGCCCCGGTTGCCCAGGACCCGAGAACAACAGCCTCTGGTACGCCATCGAACCGTTCGGCTACGTGTGCGTGGACGGCAAGGATGCGACGCTCGATCCGAAAGATCCCGAGCTCGTTCGCACGCTACCCTACGCGCCCCGCCTCGATAGCCCGTGGCCGCACCAGTACGGCGAGAGCCGCGGACTACAGAAGTACAAGCAGCTGCCGAATCGGACGGAGCAGCGTGGCCGAGAGTGGGACCTACCAGATCACGAAGCCGCCGTTAAACAAGCCCTCGCAAGCCCGGAGAAAGCCGCCGAGTTCGACGAGAAGCTCAAGGGCGTCGACCTCAGCATTCCCACACGGGAACCCATCGAGCTCGGTAGCTACCCCGCGACGCTGAACGAGCCGCGCAAGCGCTTGTTCCCCCTCTCCACGGTGGCTTGGTCCACCGAGGTGAACCACGACGGCACGCCTTTCCTGCTGACCGCGGATTTCATGTGGGCGCCGAAGTTTCGCGTCGCCCCCTACCCCAAGGTCACCTTCAAGGGCCTGGAGGTCGGCAAGGACATCGAACTCGACGCGGACGGCAAGCTGCGCATAGCGTTTTTCCGCGGGGAAGATCGGCCGCAATACAAGCAGGGCCCCGAGGGCTTCGTTCAGCAGTCCGGCACCTTCAAGCGGCTCTCCTGGGTCAAGCTGACAGGCAAGCGCGCCGAGGCGGACGGCGTCACCTACCTGGAGACCGTGGAGAGCGGGATCTGGGTCAAGCAAAAGGAAGCGGTCGTCCCCGAGTTTCGCGAGGAAACGCCCTGGGGCGCCGCCATGGGACAGCCGGACACCACCGGGCAAGCTCCCAAGGGGCGCGCCACCTGGATGGAAGCCAACGTGTGGAAAGGCTGGGTCGTCGCCTACGAGGGCACGCGCATCGTTTACGTAACGCTTATTTCCCCGGGGAGAGGCGGCACGCCAGCGCCTGGCATTCCAGCGATCGACACCGCAGCCACCCCCACGGGGAGCTTCAAGATCACGGGCAAGTTCGCCACCGCCACCATGGCGGCCCCTCAGGAGTTCATCCACTCCGAGGTGCCCTGGACGCAGAACTTCAGCGGTCCTCACGCAATCCACGGCGCCTACTGGCACGACAACTGGGGCGAGCGCATGAGCGCCGGCTGCGTGAACCTCTCGCCCCGTGACGGGCGCTGGATGTTCTACTGGACGGAGCCGCAGATCCCTGACGGCTGGCACGGCGTGCGCTGGCGCCCGTCGGAGGATCCAGCGACGCTGTTCATCGTGCGCTAG
- a CDS encoding nitroreductase family deazaflavin-dependent oxidoreductase: protein MSVRQRYIDFMRWFSMTTPGRAFARTVVARLDPVLYKLSGGKLTTVGPQVIPMIVLTTTGRKSGKQRSVQVAFIHDPEASSEAKADVYTVASNFGQQNHPAWSYNLQANPNCEVNLNGEVFRAKAERVSDEEKARVWPKLVDAVPQYAVYVTRTSRDIGVWRLRRT, encoded by the coding sequence ATGTCAGTTCGTCAGCGCTATATCGATTTCATGCGGTGGTTTTCCATGACCACGCCGGGACGCGCCTTCGCCCGCACCGTCGTCGCGCGCCTGGACCCGGTGCTCTACAAGTTGAGCGGTGGCAAGCTGACTACGGTCGGGCCTCAGGTGATTCCGATGATCGTGCTCACCACCACCGGCCGAAAGTCAGGGAAGCAGCGCAGCGTTCAGGTCGCCTTCATCCATGATCCCGAGGCTTCTTCCGAAGCGAAGGCCGACGTGTACACGGTGGCCAGCAACTTTGGTCAGCAGAACCACCCAGCTTGGTCCTACAACCTCCAGGCGAACCCCAACTGCGAGGTAAACCTGAACGGTGAGGTTTTCCGAGCCAAGGCGGAGCGTGTGAGTGACGAGGAGAAGGCGCGCGTCTGGCCGAAGCTCGTGGACGCCGTGCCCCAGTACGCCGTGTATGTCACCCGGACCAGTCGGGACATTGGGGTGTGGCGGCTGCGGCGGACCTAA